From Rhodovibrio salinarum DSM 9154:
GAGATGGAAGGCGTCGGCCCGGTCCGCCTGCTCGACCTCGCAGACGGCCGCCACGAACTGCGGATCGGTCAGATCAACCATCCAGGCGGGACCATCGAAGTATCGGTCATCGACGGCGGCGCGGGCATTCCTCTCGATAAGCTGGAACGCGTGCTGGAGCCCTTCTACACGACCAAGACCGTCGGCAAAGGTACGGGGTTGGGTCTTTCGGCCGTCTCCGGCATCGCGCTCAGCCACGATGGAGGGCTGACCATTCGAACCGGTGAAGGACGCGGCACGGAAGTCACGATGCACTTTGCCGAGCTAGCGCCGACAATGGGGCAAAGCACCGACACCAGGGCCAGCTTGGCCGCGCACGCGCCAGTCGCGACGACAGCCGACCGCGTAGCCGCAGTAAACGATCCGACATCAGATACCCGCAGGCTGGTACTGATCGTGGACGACGAGCAAACAGTGGCCCAGATGACCGCGGATACGGTGATCCGCCTGGGCCGCCCGGCTCTCACCACGACTTCGGCCAACCGGGCACTTGAAATCGTGCACGACCGGCACGGAGAGATCGCGCATCTGATCACCGACCTGAACATGCCGGAAATGATGGGCAGCGATCTTGCCCAAGCGGTCAAAGGGATCGACCCGGCGATCGCCATCACCCTGATCTCCGGCCGGACCCCCCTGGCCGAGGGAGACCCCGCATCGGCGATCGACCACGTGCTGCAAAAGCCGATCGCGCGAGATCAACTGGAGCGCGTGCTTTCGGGGCTCGCCAACTAAGCCACGGCACGGAAACCACATCGGCGCCATGGGCCCTGAACGGGCAGTTTGTAGTGAAATGCGGGCGCCGAGCATGTATACTTTCGACTATACAGGTCTCTCCCGGACCGCCTAATGCGAGTAGATGATGATCCCCCTGATCGCCGACGATCACGACCTCTTTATCGACCTGCTGGCCACCCACATAGGGCGCACCTGGGCAGATAGTCCGGTCTACAAAGCAACCGACGTGGACGCGGCGCTGAAACAGCTCGATGCCCACCCGGAGATCGACATCGCGCTGCTGGACGTGGTCATGCCGGGCATGAACGGGCTGGAGGGTCTGGCGCGGATCAAGCAGGCGCGGCCTGACATGCCGGTTGCCCTGCTGTCGGGTCAGAGCGACCGCGCGGTGATCGAGCAAGGTCTACAGATGGGCGCCGCGGGCTTCGTGCCCAAGACCATCTCCGGGGATGCGCTGATCCAGGCGATCCGTCTGATGCGCAGTGGCGAGATTTACGTCCCCTACTCCCTGATGAACCGCCCTGCTGAACACCCCCAGGAGCCGGCCGGGGACGACACCCTGTCGACCCGCGAGACACAGGTGCTGGACGGTCTATGGCGCGGTCTGTCCAACAAGGAAATCGCGCGCGAACTCAACCTGCAGGAAGTGACGGTGAAGCTGCACCTCCGCCGCCTGTACCGCAAGTTCGAATGCCGCAACCGCACCGAGGCCCTGCGCATCGGTCTTGAACGCGGTCTGCTGAAAAACAACGCTTGAGCGCCAACCACATCACAAAAGAGGCGTCTGGAACCTTTCCTTAAAACCCAAGCCGCTCCAACGACCGCCATCCGGCGGGGCCCGACAGACGCGATGGGGTTTTTAGGCCGAACAGACAGCTGCTGAACTGCGGCTGGTATGGGCCGGACCGGAGATCGGTTCCGCAGCCTCGGCGTAAACCGTCATCCCGGTCATCTGTGCCGGACCGAAGATCAAGGCGAAAGACACGTCCGCTGCATCCCGGCCGACACCGATGCGGACCAGATTCTCAGGTACGATCCGCCGGGTCGGGTCGAAGACGTACCAACGGTCGCCCAGCCATGCCTCGAACACCGCATGGAAGTCCGGTGGCTGAAGGGTATACGCGTAGCCGCTGACGAAGCGGGCAGGAATGTTGATCGCCCGGCAAAACGCGATGCCAAGGTGCGCGAAGTCGCGACAGACACCGGCACGCGCCGTGGCGGTGTCGAACGCGCTGGTCAGCGGCGTCGTCGTGCCGGCCAGATAGTCGACGTTCGCGTAGATCCAGTTACAGATCGCATTGACCTGTTCATAACCACGCGGATAGCGATCGAACTCCCGATAGGCGAGCCGCATCAGTTGATCCGACTGGCAGTACCGGCTTGGCAGGAGATAGGGCAGCGTGGCGAGCGGGACGTCATTGGGG
This genomic window contains:
- a CDS encoding response regulator transcription factor — its product is MMIPLIADDHDLFIDLLATHIGRTWADSPVYKATDVDAALKQLDAHPEIDIALLDVVMPGMNGLEGLARIKQARPDMPVALLSGQSDRAVIEQGLQMGAAGFVPKTISGDALIQAIRLMRSGEIYVPYSLMNRPAEHPQEPAGDDTLSTRETQVLDGLWRGLSNKEIARELNLQEVTVKLHLRRLYRKFECRNRTEALRIGLERGLLKNNA
- a CDS encoding transglutaminase-like domain-containing protein; this encodes MKFLTGCTLDYWIPGLSTFVFNVTANETTHQRVLSERLRLEPEAAPEEFVSESGNRYHRFSLSGGYLRLRYDAEVESVPSLETPESVGACAPNDVPLATLPYLLPSRYCQSDQLMRLAYREFDRYPRGYEQVNAICNWIYANVDYLAGTTTPLTSAFDTATARAGVCRDFAHLGIAFCRAINIPARFVSGYAYTLQPPDFHAVFEAWLGDRWYVFDPTRRIVPENLVRIGVGRDAADVSFALIFGPAQMTGMTVYAEAAEPISGPAHTSRSSAAVCSA